The following are encoded together in the Methylorubrum sp. B1-46 genome:
- a CDS encoding GIY-YIG nuclease family protein — protein MICAVYLLAHKRDGTLYLGVTRNLSRRIWEHRAKAAPGFSARYGVDRLVWYEVYDRIDEAIAREKALKKWRRAWKVALIEAMNPEWEDLYGRLNA, from the coding sequence GTGATCTGTGCCGTCTACCTTCTCGCACATAAGCGGGACGGCACGCTCTATCTCGGCGTCACGCGGAACCTGAGCCGACGCATCTGGGAGCACAGGGCGAAGGCGGCACCGGGATTCTCAGCTCGCTACGGCGTCGACCGCCTCGTCTGGTACGAAGTTTACGATCGGATCGACGAGGCTATTGCCCGTGAGAAAGCGCTCAAGAAGTGGCGTCGCGCCTGGAAGGTCGCGCTGATCGAGGCGATGAACCCGGAGTGGGAGGACCTTTACGGCCGTCTGAATGCCTGA
- the coaD gene encoding pantetheine-phosphate adenylyltransferase translates to MTTRTALYAGSFDPVTNGHLDVVRQACRLVPRLVLAIGVHPGKAPLFTAEERAALLRETCGPLAAAEGASLEVVTFDDLAVSAARRCEARLFIRGLRDGTDLDYEMQLAGMNGAMAPEVQTVFLPASTGVRPITATLVRQIAAMGGDVSPFVPPVVAAQLAARFAKS, encoded by the coding sequence GTGACGACCCGCACCGCCCTCTATGCCGGTTCCTTCGATCCGGTCACCAACGGCCATCTCGACGTGGTGCGGCAGGCCTGCCGCCTCGTGCCGCGGCTGGTGCTCGCCATCGGCGTGCATCCGGGCAAGGCGCCGCTGTTCACGGCCGAGGAGCGCGCCGCCCTGCTGCGCGAGACCTGCGGGCCGCTGGCCGCCGCCGAGGGCGCGAGCCTGGAAGTCGTCACCTTCGACGACCTCGCCGTCTCGGCCGCCCGACGCTGCGAGGCCCGCCTGTTCATCCGCGGCCTGCGCGACGGCACCGATCTCGACTACGAGATGCAGCTCGCGGGCATGAACGGCGCCATGGCCCCCGAGGTCCAGACTGTGTTCCTGCCCGCCTCCACCGGTGTGCGGCCGATCACCGCGACCCTGGTGCGCCAGATCGCGGCCATGGGCGGAGACGTCTCGCCCTTCGTGCCGCCGGTCGTGGCCGCGCAACTCGCCGCCCGCTTCGCGAAATCCTGA
- a CDS encoding peptidylprolyl isomerase yields MNRRHAVLGLALSAMLLAAPARAGENTVTLETKDGRVTIELRPEIAPKHVKQLKTLIGQGFYNGLKFHRVIDGFMVQTGDPKGNGTGGSSLPNIPAEFSSAPFKRGTVGMARSGDPNSANSQFFICIGDAEFLNNNYTVVGVVTSGMDVVDKIKKGSKANNGSVQDPDKIVKMTLGGGQ; encoded by the coding sequence ATGAATCGCCGCCACGCCGTCCTCGGCCTCGCCCTCTCCGCCATGCTCCTCGCCGCCCCGGCGCGGGCGGGCGAGAACACCGTCACCCTCGAGACCAAGGACGGTCGGGTCACGATCGAGCTGCGTCCGGAGATCGCGCCGAAGCACGTCAAGCAGCTCAAGACCCTGATCGGACAAGGCTTCTACAACGGCCTGAAGTTCCATCGCGTCATCGACGGGTTCATGGTCCAGACCGGCGACCCCAAGGGCAACGGCACCGGCGGTTCCAGCCTGCCCAATATCCCGGCCGAGTTCTCCTCGGCTCCGTTCAAGCGCGGCACTGTCGGCATGGCCCGCTCGGGTGATCCGAACTCGGCCAATTCGCAGTTCTTCATCTGCATCGGCGACGCCGAGTTCCTGAACAACAACTACACCGTCGTCGGCGTTGTCACCTCCGGGATGGACGTGGTCGACAAGATCAAGAAGGGCTCCAAGGCCAATAACGGCTCGGTGCAGGACCCCGACAAGATCGTGAAGATGACGCTTGGAGGCGGCCAATAG